One stretch of Roseimicrobium sp. ORNL1 DNA includes these proteins:
- a CDS encoding DJ-1/PfpI family protein — MMTATLNVAIYVYPEVEVLDFAGPYEVFTTASRVHRKRVFPGTEPFKVFTVAREKGVVRARAGLVVTPDFMMEENHPPVDVLIIPGGVVTAELAMPMVSEWIQRTATNTQVTASVCTGAFLLAQAGLLDGKTATTHWEDVEEMHAMFPKVTVQEDRRWVDEGSIVTSAGISAGMDMSLHLVERIAGKELAVWTARQMDYDWRDGE, encoded by the coding sequence ATGATGACTGCCACGCTCAACGTCGCTATCTATGTGTATCCGGAGGTCGAGGTGCTCGACTTCGCGGGGCCGTATGAAGTCTTCACCACCGCGAGCCGGGTGCATCGGAAGAGAGTGTTCCCCGGAACGGAACCATTCAAGGTGTTCACGGTCGCGCGTGAGAAAGGTGTGGTGCGTGCGCGTGCCGGACTCGTGGTGACACCAGACTTCATGATGGAAGAAAATCATCCGCCGGTGGATGTGCTGATCATTCCAGGAGGCGTGGTGACGGCGGAGTTGGCGATGCCGATGGTGTCAGAGTGGATACAGCGGACAGCGACGAACACGCAAGTCACGGCCTCCGTATGCACGGGTGCATTCCTCCTCGCGCAGGCAGGGTTGTTGGATGGCAAGACTGCCACCACTCATTGGGAGGATGTAGAGGAGATGCACGCCATGTTCCCCAAGGTCACCGTGCAGGAGGATCGTCGCTGGGTGGATGAGGGAAGTATTGTGACTTCGGCAGGCATCTCCGCAGGGATGGATATGAGCCTGCATCTTGTGGAGCGGATTGCGGGGAAGGAACTGGCGGTATGGACGGCGAGGCAGATGGATTATGACTGGAGGGATGGGGAGTGA
- a CDS encoding DUF4442 domain-containing protein, protein MSVSVIDLPFNKFVGIERASHEAQLLRLPSGDQYLNHLGTVHASALLALAEASSGEFLLRHFGSAEGVIPVVRRLEAKFRKPAHGAITSTVKTPLESLATLDADLSAKGRALISILVEVHDASGAHALSAEVEWFIQRVNPAA, encoded by the coding sequence ATGAGCGTCAGCGTCATCGACCTTCCTTTCAACAAATTCGTCGGCATCGAGCGCGCGAGCCATGAAGCGCAACTGCTGCGCCTTCCCAGTGGTGACCAGTATCTGAATCACCTCGGCACCGTGCATGCAAGTGCGTTGCTGGCGCTGGCTGAGGCGTCGAGTGGAGAGTTTCTGCTGCGCCACTTCGGCAGTGCAGAGGGTGTCATTCCCGTGGTACGTCGTCTGGAGGCCAAGTTCCGCAAGCCCGCGCATGGCGCGATCACCTCCACGGTGAAGACTCCGTTGGAGTCGCTGGCCACCCTGGATGCGGACCTCAGCGCGAAAGGCAGGGCGCTCATTTCCATTCTCGTGGAGGTGCATGATGCCTCCGGCGCGCATGCGCTGAGCGCTGAGGTGGAGTGGTTCATTCAACGTGTGAATCCCGCTGCATGA
- a CDS encoding GNAT family N-acetyltransferase, whose translation MESTFSTEVLARPASDADITALAELLLDTVSSGAAVSFLDTLSHENAVQWWRGTLASAHPEAVFLVARDAEGIAGTVQLHPAWAPNQPHRAEIAKMMVHTRCRRMGLGRRLMVAIEEAAKTAGYRMLTLDTKAESAAEMLYRQLGWIHVGTIPRFAMDPDGVTPHGAAIFYKELESAA comes from the coding sequence ATGGAATCCACCTTCAGTACTGAGGTTCTCGCCCGTCCCGCGAGCGATGCGGACATCACCGCGCTGGCGGAGTTGTTGCTGGATACTGTAAGCTCAGGAGCCGCGGTGAGTTTCCTGGATACGCTTTCACACGAAAACGCCGTGCAATGGTGGCGTGGAACGCTGGCTTCAGCACATCCGGAAGCCGTCTTCCTCGTGGCACGTGATGCAGAAGGCATCGCAGGCACGGTGCAGCTTCATCCGGCGTGGGCGCCGAACCAGCCGCATCGCGCGGAGATCGCCAAGATGATGGTGCACACGCGCTGTCGCCGCATGGGTTTGGGAAGACGACTGATGGTGGCCATCGAGGAAGCAGCGAAGACAGCAGGCTACCGCATGCTCACGCTCGACACGAAGGCAGAAAGTGCCGCTGAGATGCTGTACCGGCAGCTCGGCTGGATCCATGTGGGCACCATCCCCCGCTTTGCCATGGATCCGGACGGAGTCACGCCGCACGGAGCCGCCATCTTTTACAAGGAACTCGAATCCGCAGCTTGA
- the tnpA gene encoding IS200/IS605 family transposase has translation MAQSLSNVLLHIVYSTKDRVPWLSDATARKDLYAYMAGIMKAMECHALVINGVADHVHALCQLSRKVAICNLIEEVKKQPSKWLKTQGSQYHDFHWQAGYGVFSVSESKVRDVKAYIENQEEHHRKASFQDEFRLLCKKHSVPLDERYAWD, from the coding sequence ATGGCCCAATCACTCTCCAACGTTCTGCTGCACATCGTGTACAGCACGAAGGATCGTGTGCCATGGCTGTCAGACGCCACAGCCAGGAAGGACCTCTATGCTTACATGGCTGGCATCATGAAGGCCATGGAGTGCCACGCCTTGGTCATCAATGGCGTCGCGGACCATGTGCATGCACTGTGTCAACTCTCGCGCAAAGTAGCCATTTGCAACTTGATAGAAGAAGTCAAAAAGCAGCCATCGAAATGGCTGAAAACCCAGGGCTCACAATACCATGACTTTCACTGGCAGGCAGGATATGGAGTCTTCTCAGTGAGCGAGTCCAAGGTCAGGGACGTAAAAGCGTACATTGAGAATCAGGAGGAACACCATCGGAAGGCGTCATTCCAAGATGAGTTCCGACTGTTGTGCAAGAAGCATTCTGTTCCGCTGGATGAACGCTATGCGTGGGATTGA
- a CDS encoding VWA domain-containing protein translates to MWFLNGILLAGAAAFLIPLIIHLLNKRRVVTVAWGAMHLLHEALRQKKRNVRVEQLLLLIARISIPILLALLLARPVFTLLRQLPGLNKNSLVVVLDNSYSMRAPGEGGTARDQARNHLRRIFSELPGGSDVSIILAGSPPRLLMAQPSTAMDVVTEAMDSEPSLSGPVKINEAFQLAQAELKRMGNAGREVLFISDFQQTDWRNAVEGGTVPALDALSKNEPKPLLTFLRVPSELQENLSIASVDPSAFVVAREQAIALRTRIQNHGTRAYQDIAVHLEADGVRLRTTRVSIAPNAETVLTLSHAFDTPGDHSLTVRLEGDSFPEDNAFSLVIPVREQVNTLIVHGENKSGTALEGDADFLQIALTPHQSAEVTLKDVIRTGLVDYRQLRDKATEGAEVVILANVPKLNDKQTKDLEEFVKRGGGLLIFAGPDMDLRWYEKDFYRDGKGLLPAAISGFGHVDEGQSPARVLSQRFTHPATTYFNDARGLRLQDGSFSHWVRFDKIQGDTRVLLSLDRGDALLVEKPFGKGRVLAVASTANARWNNLPLQPVFVPLTQRLVTYLATQNAAPQFQMCGTLLRAPLDITKEKSEYVLTDPFNKIHELVAKKDETGAVYVDYAATYAPGLYELRPKVPNANEPTRRFAFNLDPSESNLTATASEKTREVASRMNAGYAESYDEYARLDRSRRHGTELWQPILVLLLLFLFGEVFLQQRIGKA, encoded by the coding sequence ATGTGGTTTCTTAACGGCATCCTCCTGGCGGGCGCGGCAGCGTTTCTCATCCCGCTGATCATCCATCTGCTGAACAAGCGGCGCGTGGTGACGGTCGCGTGGGGCGCCATGCACCTGCTGCACGAGGCGCTGCGGCAGAAGAAACGCAACGTGAGGGTGGAGCAGCTTCTCCTGCTCATCGCGCGCATCAGCATCCCCATCCTGCTCGCACTGCTGCTCGCGCGGCCGGTCTTCACCTTGCTGCGACAGCTTCCGGGGCTGAACAAGAACTCGCTCGTGGTGGTGCTGGACAACAGCTACTCCATGCGCGCACCGGGTGAAGGTGGCACTGCCCGTGACCAGGCGCGCAATCACCTGCGCCGCATTTTCAGCGAACTGCCCGGTGGTTCGGATGTGAGCATCATTCTCGCTGGCAGCCCGCCGCGCCTGCTCATGGCCCAGCCGAGCACCGCGATGGATGTGGTGACGGAAGCGATGGACAGCGAGCCGAGCCTCTCCGGTCCGGTGAAGATCAATGAAGCCTTCCAGCTCGCGCAGGCAGAACTGAAGCGCATGGGCAATGCCGGGCGCGAGGTGCTCTTCATCTCCGACTTCCAGCAGACCGACTGGCGCAATGCGGTGGAAGGCGGCACCGTGCCAGCGCTCGATGCCCTGTCGAAGAATGAGCCCAAGCCGCTGCTAACCTTCCTGCGAGTGCCCAGTGAGTTGCAGGAGAACCTTTCCATCGCCTCGGTGGATCCCTCGGCCTTCGTGGTGGCACGCGAGCAGGCGATTGCGTTGCGCACCCGCATTCAAAATCATGGCACGCGTGCGTATCAGGACATCGCCGTGCACCTGGAGGCAGATGGTGTGAGGCTGCGCACCACGCGCGTGTCCATCGCTCCGAATGCGGAGACGGTGCTCACACTCAGCCATGCCTTTGATACACCAGGCGATCACTCGCTCACGGTGCGGCTAGAGGGTGATTCCTTTCCGGAGGACAATGCCTTCTCCCTCGTCATCCCGGTGCGTGAGCAGGTGAATACCCTGATCGTCCACGGCGAGAACAAGAGCGGCACTGCATTGGAAGGCGATGCGGACTTCCTGCAAATCGCGCTGACCCCACACCAGAGCGCGGAAGTCACGCTGAAGGATGTGATTCGCACCGGGCTCGTGGACTATCGCCAGCTACGGGACAAGGCCACCGAAGGCGCCGAGGTGGTGATTCTCGCGAATGTCCCGAAGCTCAATGACAAGCAAACCAAGGATCTGGAGGAATTCGTGAAGCGCGGTGGCGGCCTGCTCATCTTCGCCGGGCCGGACATGGATCTGCGCTGGTATGAGAAGGACTTCTATCGCGATGGCAAAGGCCTGCTGCCCGCCGCGATCTCGGGTTTCGGTCATGTGGATGAAGGACAGTCGCCGGCACGCGTGCTGAGCCAGCGCTTCACCCACCCTGCCACGACCTACTTCAATGATGCGCGCGGACTGCGCCTGCAGGATGGCTCCTTCAGCCACTGGGTGCGCTTCGACAAGATTCAAGGCGACACACGCGTGCTGCTCAGCCTCGACCGCGGCGATGCACTGCTGGTGGAGAAGCCCTTTGGCAAAGGGCGTGTGCTCGCCGTCGCTTCCACGGCGAATGCGCGCTGGAACAATCTGCCGCTGCAGCCCGTCTTCGTGCCGCTCACGCAGCGACTGGTGACCTACCTCGCCACGCAGAATGCCGCGCCACAATTCCAGATGTGCGGCACCCTCCTGCGTGCTCCGCTGGATATTACCAAGGAGAAGTCCGAGTATGTGCTGACCGACCCCTTCAACAAGATCCACGAACTCGTGGCGAAGAAGGATGAGACCGGCGCGGTGTACGTGGACTACGCCGCCACCTATGCGCCCGGCCTCTACGAGCTGCGTCCCAAGGTGCCCAACGCCAACGAACCCACGCGCCGCTTCGCCTTCAACCTGGACCCCTCCGAGTCCAACCTCACCGCCACCGCCAGCGAAAAGACCCGCGAAGTCGCCAGCCGCATGAATGCCGGCTACGCCGAGAGCTACGACGAATACGCCCGCCTCGACCGCTCCCGCCGCCACGGCACGGAGTTGTGGCAGCCTATTCTCGTGCTGCTGCTGTTGTTCCTCTTCGGTGAGGTGTTTTTGCAACAGAGGATTGGGAAGGCATGA
- a CDS encoding DUF58 domain-containing protein — translation MAKLSDLLPAEDLAQLTGLPLFARTVMEGFSTGMHASPHKGFSVEFRQHRPYVQGDEIKRLDWKIFGRSDRFYIREYDEETNLRATILLDASGSMKYRGTKGQVKFEHARKLAASLAYVLTGQQDAVGLVTFDSKVREHIPCRTKTTHLHNILEVLMKTQPGADTSLAGVLQALAARMKRRGLLMLLSDCFDDAEALLQAVGVLRKQGHEIIVFQLWDRDEIDFPFSRWARFENLENPEDFEQVDPVVIRQRYLQVLAKFREELLEGLRKHQVDLVPIMTDEPLTAAVKSYLALRMRH, via the coding sequence ATGGCCAAACTCTCCGACCTCCTTCCCGCCGAAGATCTGGCGCAGCTCACCGGGCTGCCGCTCTTCGCGCGGACGGTCATGGAGGGTTTCTCCACGGGGATGCACGCGTCTCCGCACAAGGGTTTCAGCGTCGAGTTCCGCCAGCATCGCCCGTATGTGCAGGGGGACGAAATCAAGCGGCTGGACTGGAAGATCTTTGGCCGCAGTGACCGCTTCTACATCCGCGAGTACGATGAGGAGACGAACCTGCGCGCGACCATCCTGCTGGATGCCAGCGGCTCGATGAAGTATCGCGGGACGAAGGGGCAGGTGAAGTTCGAGCATGCGCGAAAGCTGGCGGCGTCGCTGGCCTATGTGCTCACCGGTCAGCAGGATGCGGTGGGTCTCGTGACCTTCGACAGCAAAGTACGTGAACACATTCCCTGCCGCACGAAGACGACGCACCTGCACAACATCCTTGAGGTGCTCATGAAAACACAGCCGGGCGCGGATACGTCGCTTGCTGGTGTGTTGCAGGCACTGGCAGCTCGCATGAAGCGACGCGGGCTGCTCATGCTGCTCTCGGATTGCTTTGATGATGCCGAAGCTCTTCTGCAGGCCGTGGGTGTGCTGCGGAAGCAGGGGCATGAAATCATCGTGTTCCAATTGTGGGACCGCGATGAAATCGACTTCCCCTTCTCACGCTGGGCGCGATTTGAGAACCTGGAGAATCCGGAGGACTTCGAGCAGGTCGATCCGGTGGTGATCCGCCAGCGCTATCTGCAGGTGCTGGCAAAGTTCCGCGAGGAACTCCTCGAAGGCCTGCGCAAGCACCAGGTGGATCTGGTGCCCATCATGACAGATGAACCACTCACCGCCGCGGTGAAGAGCTACCTCGCGCTGCGCATGCGGCACTGA
- a CDS encoding MoxR family ATPase, with the protein MPDISDSQAAAQFVNGYQKLRAELSKRIVGQEDVIEQVFIAMAAGGHALLEGVPGLAKTLLVKSFADAIHLTFRRIQFTPDLMPADITGTEIIQEDEQTGRRKMVFMRGPIFSQIILADEINRTPPKTQAALLEAMQERSVTVGQETFVLPRPFFVLATQNPIEQEGTYPLPEAQKDRFLFLIKVAYPTRDDEREILARTTGTAGDDIRPVLSGEDLQAAQALARRVPVPDHVTDFVLDLVRATRTTEAGVSSYVKQMVGWGAGPRASQHLILSSKVRALLRGRTHVTMDDVEALATPVLRHRLVTTFHAEAEGVTVDHIVKHLLENTKRPSGKVM; encoded by the coding sequence ATGCCCGACATCTCAGATTCCCAGGCGGCTGCACAATTCGTCAACGGTTACCAAAAGCTGCGCGCCGAGCTCTCCAAGCGCATCGTGGGTCAGGAGGATGTGATTGAGCAGGTGTTCATCGCCATGGCCGCCGGGGGCCACGCCCTGCTGGAAGGCGTGCCGGGGCTGGCCAAGACGCTGCTGGTCAAGTCCTTCGCCGACGCCATCCATCTCACCTTCCGCCGCATCCAGTTCACGCCGGACCTCATGCCAGCGGACATTACCGGCACGGAAATCATCCAGGAAGATGAGCAGACCGGACGCCGCAAGATGGTCTTCATGCGCGGTCCGATTTTCTCCCAAATCATCCTGGCGGACGAAATCAACCGTACGCCGCCCAAGACGCAGGCGGCTCTGCTCGAAGCCATGCAGGAGCGCAGCGTGACCGTAGGCCAGGAGACCTTTGTGCTGCCGAGGCCCTTCTTCGTACTGGCGACGCAGAATCCGATTGAGCAGGAAGGTACCTACCCACTGCCCGAAGCACAGAAGGATCGCTTTCTCTTCCTCATCAAGGTGGCCTACCCCACGCGTGATGATGAACGCGAGATCCTCGCCCGCACCACCGGCACCGCGGGTGATGACATCCGCCCCGTGCTGAGTGGTGAGGACCTGCAGGCGGCACAGGCCCTGGCCCGCCGTGTGCCGGTGCCGGATCATGTGACGGACTTTGTCCTGGACCTCGTGCGTGCCACCCGCACCACCGAGGCCGGTGTGAGCAGCTATGTGAAGCAGATGGTCGGCTGGGGCGCAGGCCCGCGTGCCAGCCAGCACCTCATCCTCTCCAGCAAGGTGCGAGCCCTGCTGCGCGGCCGTACGCATGTGACCATGGACGACGTGGAGGCCCTGGCCACCCCCGTGCTGCGCCACCGCCTCGTGACCACCTTCCACGCGGAAGCCGAAGGCGTGACGGTGGATCACATCGTGAAGCACCTCCTTGAGAACACGAAGCGCCCGAGTGGGAAGGTGATGTGA
- the can gene encoding carbonate dehydratase yields MPTPPLTPLLSQNRAWSESMRAEDPEFFMRLVEQQVPQYLWIGCSDSRVPANEIVGMAPGELFVHRNVANVVVHTDLNCLSVLQYAVEVLKVKHILVVGHYGCGGVRAALQNQKLGLINNWLRHVQDVQQKHDFQLKGIEDEDARVDRLCELNVVEQVMNVCQTTVVEGAWERGQDLSIHGWIYRLSDGIIRDLSINVTANDNLTESRDAAATKLIAKAHKWL; encoded by the coding sequence ATGCCTACTCCCCCCCTGACTCCCCTTCTGTCTCAAAATCGTGCCTGGTCGGAGTCGATGCGAGCGGAGGATCCGGAGTTCTTCATGCGCCTGGTGGAGCAGCAGGTGCCGCAGTACCTGTGGATTGGCTGCTCGGACAGTCGCGTGCCAGCGAATGAAATTGTGGGCATGGCGCCGGGGGAACTTTTCGTGCATCGCAACGTGGCCAATGTGGTGGTGCACACCGACCTGAACTGCCTGAGCGTGCTGCAATACGCGGTGGAAGTGCTGAAGGTGAAACACATCCTCGTGGTGGGTCACTACGGCTGCGGCGGTGTCCGTGCCGCCTTGCAGAATCAGAAGCTGGGCCTCATCAACAACTGGCTGCGCCACGTACAGGACGTGCAGCAGAAGCATGACTTCCAGCTCAAGGGAATCGAAGACGAAGACGCCCGCGTGGATCGCCTGTGCGAACTCAACGTGGTGGAGCAGGTGATGAACGTCTGCCAGACCACCGTGGTGGAAGGCGCCTGGGAACGCGGCCAGGACCTGAGCATCCATGGATGGATCTACCGCCTGAGCGACGGCATCATCCGCGACCTGAGCATCAACGTCACGGCCAATGACAACCTCACGGAAAGCCGTGATGCCGCCGCGACGAAGCTGATCGCGAAGGCGCACAAGTGGCTGTGA
- a CDS encoding LptF/LptG family permease, whose protein sequence is MPRLRIFDRYIFTQVAWSTIMGVLILTGVMVLGTVFKEMERLLGDTSTLPLLAVLQFISYVVPYSLIFTIPWALLTAILLVFGRMSADNEMTALRMTGMPMWRICMPVFILAIAMSGVCFWVNIHLAPMAKTKIKQLFYSMALDDPAMLFQEGKVLEKFPGYRIYTKKRKDKKLWGVEIVQTTLGNMERYIRAERAEVEVTPGVTDFILRLYDCQIETTKPDEPPPPGAATAAAVPAAPQEDDPSAKFQPVYFKETALTFPLSELKAKTERVSNSMKSTTDLWREVQTEVSVVNGQPMTKPLVSAVRTELSLRYSFSLVALVFCLVGIPLAITAQRRETSIGFALSLLVAVSYQVFVILASNLAEKRGAYPHLLMWVPTILFTLVGARLFYKLSKK, encoded by the coding sequence ATGCCGAGACTGCGCATCTTTGACCGATACATCTTCACCCAGGTGGCATGGTCCACCATCATGGGCGTGCTCATCCTCACCGGGGTCATGGTGCTGGGCACCGTGTTCAAGGAAATGGAGCGCCTGCTGGGTGACACCTCCACCCTGCCCCTGTTGGCGGTGCTGCAGTTCATCAGCTACGTGGTGCCCTACTCGCTCATCTTCACCATTCCCTGGGCGCTGCTCACGGCCATCCTGCTCGTGTTCGGCCGCATGAGCGCGGACAATGAAATGACCGCGCTACGCATGACGGGCATGCCCATGTGGCGCATCTGCATGCCGGTCTTCATCCTCGCCATCGCCATGTCCGGCGTGTGCTTCTGGGTGAACATCCACCTGGCGCCGATGGCGAAGACCAAGATCAAGCAACTCTTCTACAGCATGGCCCTGGACGATCCGGCCATGCTTTTCCAGGAGGGCAAGGTGCTGGAGAAATTCCCCGGCTACCGCATCTACACGAAGAAGCGCAAGGACAAGAAGCTCTGGGGTGTGGAGATCGTGCAGACCACGCTGGGAAACATGGAGCGCTACATCCGCGCGGAACGCGCCGAGGTGGAAGTGACTCCCGGGGTGACCGATTTCATCCTGCGCCTGTACGATTGCCAGATCGAAACGACCAAGCCGGATGAGCCCCCGCCTCCCGGTGCCGCTACGGCAGCAGCTGTGCCTGCCGCACCGCAGGAAGACGATCCCAGTGCGAAGTTCCAGCCCGTTTACTTCAAGGAGACGGCTCTCACCTTCCCCCTGAGTGAGCTGAAGGCCAAGACCGAGCGAGTCTCCAACAGCATGAAGAGCACCACCGATCTCTGGAGGGAAGTGCAAACCGAAGTGAGCGTGGTGAACGGCCAGCCGATGACGAAGCCGCTCGTCTCTGCCGTGCGCACGGAGCTCTCCCTGCGCTACAGTTTCTCCCTGGTGGCGCTTGTGTTCTGCCTCGTGGGCATCCCGCTGGCCATCACGGCCCAGCGACGTGAGACCTCCATCGGCTTTGCCTTGAGCCTGCTCGTGGCCGTGTCCTATCAGGTCTTCGTGATTCTCGCGTCGAACCTGGCGGAGAAGCGCGGCGCCTATCCGCACCTGCTCATGTGGGTGCCGACGATCTTGTTCACGCTCGTGGGCGCTCGGTTGTTTTACAAGCTGAGCAAGAAGTAA
- a CDS encoding septum formation initiator family protein encodes MTLDEAGHPHSGADRPSLLQSLVRLNRYALLLLLIPAGVIYFWPGPEWKKQEAAKQTLHDLTSQRDALAHKVEKLEKKLELIKNDPEYLETMARDRLSLQKDGEIILHFEE; translated from the coding sequence ATGACTCTGGACGAAGCCGGCCACCCGCACTCAGGTGCGGACCGCCCTTCGCTGCTCCAGAGTCTGGTGCGGCTGAATCGCTACGCGCTCCTCCTTCTGCTCATTCCCGCCGGTGTCATTTATTTCTGGCCCGGTCCCGAATGGAAGAAGCAGGAGGCCGCCAAGCAGACGCTCCATGACCTCACCAGCCAACGCGATGCCCTGGCGCACAAGGTGGAGAAACTGGAAAAGAAGCTGGAGCTCATCAAGAACGATCCCGAGTACCTCGAGACCATGGCCCGTGACAGGCTGAGCCTGCAGAAGGATGGAGAGATCATCCTGCACTTCGAGGAATAG
- the eno gene encoding phosphopyruvate hydratase: MDELLITQVIGREILDSRGNPTVEVDVYLECGVMGRAAVPSGASTGEHEALELRDGDKGRYLGKGTTKAVANVNDIIAEHIEGLPANEQVLVDKAMLDLDGTKTKSKLGANAILGVSMAVAKAAANALNQPLYKYLGGPNAKVLPVPMMNIINGGAHSDAPIDFQEFMIVPKGAPTFREALRYGAEVFHALKKLLHDRGLNTAVGDEGGFAPTLDSADDALAVIAQAIEKAGYKVGQDIFFALDVAASEFHDKAKGKYVFKKSDKSERSDDEIVAYYQGLQKKYPIISIEDGCGESDWTGWKKLTDAMGKNTQLVGDDLFVTNVEFLQKGIDQGVANSILVKVNQIGSLTETFDAVELAHRHGYTSVLSHRSGETEDATIADLAVATNCGQIKTGSLSRSDRIAKYNQLLRIEQELGDNAIYGGRMKV, from the coding sequence ATGGACGAATTGCTCATCACTCAAGTCATCGGTCGTGAAATCCTGGATTCCCGCGGGAATCCCACCGTGGAAGTGGACGTGTATCTGGAGTGTGGAGTCATGGGCCGCGCGGCAGTGCCGAGCGGTGCGAGCACCGGTGAACATGAAGCGCTGGAACTGCGCGACGGCGACAAGGGTCGCTACCTTGGCAAGGGCACCACGAAGGCCGTGGCCAATGTGAACGACATCATTGCCGAGCACATCGAAGGTCTTCCCGCCAACGAACAGGTGCTCGTCGACAAGGCGATGCTCGACCTCGACGGCACCAAGACCAAGAGCAAGCTCGGTGCAAACGCCATCCTCGGTGTGAGCATGGCTGTGGCCAAGGCCGCTGCCAACGCGCTGAACCAGCCCCTCTACAAGTACCTCGGCGGCCCGAACGCCAAGGTCCTCCCCGTGCCGATGATGAACATCATCAACGGTGGCGCCCACTCGGATGCCCCGATTGATTTCCAGGAGTTCATGATTGTGCCCAAGGGCGCCCCCACCTTCCGTGAAGCGTTGCGCTATGGCGCGGAAGTCTTCCACGCACTGAAGAAGCTCCTCCATGACCGCGGTCTGAATACCGCCGTGGGTGATGAAGGCGGCTTCGCCCCGACACTCGACAGCGCGGACGACGCCCTCGCGGTGATCGCCCAAGCCATCGAGAAGGCCGGCTACAAAGTGGGTCAGGACATCTTCTTCGCCCTCGACGTGGCCGCCAGCGAGTTCCACGACAAGGCCAAGGGCAAGTACGTCTTCAAGAAGAGCGACAAGTCCGAGCGCAGCGACGACGAGATCGTGGCCTACTACCAGGGCCTGCAGAAGAAGTACCCGATCATCTCCATCGAAGACGGTTGCGGCGAAAGCGACTGGACCGGCTGGAAGAAGCTGACCGACGCCATGGGCAAGAACACCCAGCTCGTGGGTGACGACCTCTTCGTGACGAACGTCGAGTTCCTCCAGAAGGGCATCGACCAGGGCGTGGCAAACTCCATCCTCGTGAAGGTGAACCAGATTGGCTCGCTCACCGAGACCTTCGACGCTGTCGAACTGGCCCACCGCCATGGCTACACCTCCGTGCTCAGCCACCGCTCCGGTGAAACGGAAGACGCCACCATCGCCGACCTCGCCGTCGCGACGAACTGCGGTCAGATCAAAACCGGCTCCCTCAGCCGCTCCGACCGTATCGCAAAGTACAACCAGCTTCTGCGCATCGAGCAGGAACTGGGAGACAACGCCATCTACGGCGGCCGCATGAAGGTCTAA